The Penicillium oxalicum strain HP7-1 chromosome IV, whole genome shotgun sequence genome contains a region encoding:
- a CDS encoding Postreplication repair E3 ubiquitin-protein ligase rad18, giving the protein MEPSFDLPDSTDWLGTPLSLLAPLESSLRCQVCKDFFDTPVITSCSHTFCSLCIRRCLSTEGRCPTCRSGDQELKLRRNWLVQEILEAFKNARESALTLARKEAARIVAEKAGGSEPLSKKRRLRDNCEAQAIDDGEGESGRVRTRSQTQVVRAPAGGHDDGQASGSVEVIEDSQDEEFVPEDGMVACPICGRRMKNEAVFEHLDSCTGDSGSVANSVRKPQSSFGPLQTQMQGPMPPAKTLERLPAINYSLLKDIQLRKKFRDLGIPDWGPRQLLQRRHTEWMNLWNANCDSSVPKSKRDLLRELDVWERTQGGFAPHQSSLGPSTAVMAKDFNTAQWSVSHDTDFKRLIENARKRSDAQIRSTIPGAAQVSGSSDTPVDHPARPAAEIEADLPPENKMDPNVPNDML; this is encoded by the exons ATGGAGCCCTCATTCGACCTCCCCGATTCTACCGACTGGTTGGGCACGCCATTGTCGCTACTAGCGCCTCTTGAGTCCTCACTTCGCTGTCAAGTCTGCAAGGACTTCTTCGACACCCCGGTCATTACCTCTTGCAGCCATACTTTTTGCTCCCTTTGCATTCGACGGTGCCTGAGTACCGAGGGAAGATGTCCGACATGTCGGTCGGGGGACCAGGAGCTCAAGCTTCGCCGGAACTGGCTCGTGCAGGAAATTCTAGAAGCGTTTAAGAACGCCAGGGAGAGTGCGCTCACGCTCGCCAGAAAGGAAGCCGCGCGAATCGTAGCCGAGAAGGCTGGAGGTTCTGAACCACTTTCCAAAAAGCGAAGACTACGTGACAATTGCGAAGCTCAAGCgattgatgatggtgaggggGAATCTGGCCGTGTCCGCACGAGGTCGCAAACACAGGTTGTACGGGCGCCAGCAGGTGGACACGACGATGGACAAGCCTCGGGGTCGGTTGAAGTGATTGAGGACAGTCAAGACGAAGAGTTTGTGCCTG AAGATGGTATGGTTGCGTGTCCAATTTGCGGCCGCAGGATGAAGAACGAGGCTGTTTTCGAGCACTTGGACAGCTGTActggagattctggatctGTCGCAAATTCAGTGCGAAAGCCTCAATCATCATTCGG ACCTCTACAGACCCAAATGCAAGGGCCGATGCCACCCGCAAAGACACTTGAGAGACTCCCAGCGATAAACTATTCTCTCCTCAAGGATATTCAGTTGCGAAAGAAATTCCGTGATCTGGGGATACCGGACTGGGGTCCCCGGCAGCTCCTGCAAAGACGTCATACCGAGTGGATGAATTTGTGGAATGCGAATTGCGACTCTTCGGTCCCAAAAAGCAAGAGAGACCTGTTGCGCGAGCTTGACGTCTGGGAGAGGACTCAGGGTGGGTTTGCGCCACATCAGTCGTCACTGGGGCCAAGTACTGCTGTAATGGCCAAAGATTTTAATACAGCCCAGTGGTCAGTGAGCCACGACACGGACTTCAAACGTTTGATTGAAAACGCCCGCAAGAGGAGTGACGCCCAAATACGATCAACCATCCCTGGTGCAGCACAAGTCTCCGGGTCAAGCGATACGCCAGTAGACCACCCTGCTCGTCCAGCAGCTGAAATTGAGGCAGACCTTCCGCCGGAAAATAAAATGGATCCAAACGTTCCAAATGATATGCTTTAA